A region of Streptomyces sp. NBC_01788 DNA encodes the following proteins:
- a CDS encoding DUF6339 family protein, with translation MTERPDHLPEYLARLADENAARFVSDGLLSGKDNVPVIALNQAAEPMPESPRRRLRAIRDLIDDAMYTYRDERPTQADAWLAPRLHAILRLTRAEAADPALWNYLALGVAPDFVVWRHLSESKKTVNAKYFKGPYHKQAFARLWWSAELFRNGPDYEPVVIACGNQDMLNTALRLDVIDHRPTAQAVVRLLEREVVRTGREANALAKAVNTAAATLMYDVMALDVERDSGAVQRWIDEGEEGLSVHHRPLPIGPAEERAPEDSVEHLTDHFAELFADAPVRGKEEGEEGAEED, from the coding sequence ATGACGGAGAGGCCTGATCACCTGCCCGAGTACTTGGCTCGGCTCGCGGACGAGAACGCGGCGCGATTCGTCTCGGACGGATTGCTGTCGGGGAAGGACAACGTCCCCGTGATTGCCCTCAACCAGGCCGCCGAGCCGATGCCGGAGAGTCCTCGGCGGAGGCTGCGTGCGATACGGGACCTGATCGATGACGCGATGTACACGTACCGGGACGAGAGACCGACGCAGGCCGATGCCTGGCTCGCTCCGCGCCTGCACGCGATTCTTCGTCTGACGCGTGCGGAGGCCGCGGACCCTGCGTTGTGGAACTACTTGGCCCTCGGCGTCGCTCCCGACTTCGTGGTCTGGCGGCATCTGTCCGAATCGAAGAAGACCGTCAACGCGAAGTACTTCAAGGGTCCGTACCACAAGCAGGCTTTCGCCCGCCTCTGGTGGTCGGCCGAGTTGTTCCGAAACGGGCCCGACTACGAACCGGTCGTCATCGCCTGCGGTAACCAGGACATGCTGAACACGGCATTGAGGTTGGACGTCATTGACCACCGGCCCACGGCACAGGCGGTGGTCCGCCTGTTGGAGCGGGAGGTCGTGCGGACGGGCCGTGAGGCGAACGCCCTGGCCAAGGCCGTCAACACAGCAGCCGCAACCCTGATGTACGACGTGATGGCGCTGGACGTGGAGCGGGACAGCGGGGCTGTGCAGAGATGGATCGACGAGGGGGAAGAGGGGCTTTCCGTGCACCACCGCCCTCTTCCCATCGGACCTGCCGAGGAGCGCGCCCCTGAAGATTCGGTGGAGCACCTGACGGATCACTTCGCGGAGTTGTTCGCGGACGCGCCCGTGCGCGGGAAGGAAGAGGGTGAGGAGGGAGCAGAGGAGGACTGA